The nucleotide window AAGGAGGGCATGGAAGAGGTGAAGCTGGCGACCCAGGCCGCCAACGTCGCGCATGAAGACAGTGACAAGGCGGACACGGCTCCGCTGAAGCGACAAGCCACGCACCCCACGCCACCAGCTCCGGAGCCAGAAACCTTTTCGAAACTGGCACACGCCCAGACCGCCCCAGACCTGTCGAGTGCACCTCCAGCCACCGAGGCCGCTCCTCCAAGCCCCGCCGTCCCCCCCGTGCCCGCCTTGACGAGGACGCCCACATCGAAGCAGGATGCGAAGAGCAAGGATGACAAGAAGCGCGAAAAGAAGGAACGCGAAGCGGCAGAAAAAGCAGCCAAGCTGGCCGAAAAGGAGACGCAGAAGCAGGCCAAGGAAGCTGAAAAGGAACGTGAgaagcagctcaaggaggacgagaagaagcggcgggaggagcagctcAAGAGATTCCAGGCACACAGGACAGAGCAGGATGAGCTCCAAAAGGTGCTCGACGAAAgcaggaagacggcggccaaggaggacCAGGCCCGGAAGAAGGAGACAAACGGCAAtagcaacggcaacggcaccgtcggggccatggcgggcatcCTCGACCGGTCCAAGCGCGGCAGCAAGTCCATGTCCAAGAAGAGCTTCAGCTTCTTCCACAAGGACAAGGCGGGGGTGGACGCGACGACGGAGGGgagcgacagcggcgagctgcccgagaAGCAAGAGAAGAAGGGCCGCCTCAGCATGGGCATCGGCCGGAAGAAGAGCAGCGGGCTGCTGTCATGAGCCATTGGCGACGCGAATGGttcttttctttttcggACCTGTACGATTTCATGACGGAGGATATATTGTGCTGTTTGTTGGCCTCTGCGCAAGACATGGCAACTGGAGCGACACTCGGTTTTTTTGcgacctggcggcgacgagggctcgccgactgcttgccgccgcggagggcAGGCGTTTGATTTTTGTGGCACGACTCGACGGGATGAGACTTGATGGCTGCGCCGCGGTTTTTTGAGCGACGGTGCTGGGCTAATATATTGCtacatggcggcggcgtcgcagcaTCAGGCGTGTCATTTCAGTTTACATTATAATAGCTTTCTACCAGGTCTCACATTGAGAAATGGGGAACCCGCACCGGATCGTGAGCCCGCTGTAGTCGATTGGCTGTCGGGAGACGAGTCGTGGTGACCTCACATGGACCTTTGCCTGCACCAACACCCGTCAATCCTTGCGAACAACCGCCATCCTCCCCGTGTCGTTGTTGTGCCATGCGTCGTGGCTTGCCGCGAGCATGTCATTTAGCCAGTCACATCCTCCAAAAGAGCCCGCTTGTCGTAATTGTAAAGTTCCAcacggggagggaggagggggaggtgCATGCATGGCGGTTGTTTTCCCCCCGTCCCCTAAGGTCATGTCCTATCTTGTCTATCGTGTCGCCCTCATCACCCGAGGACCAGTTCGTAGAGTATGATGACCAGGTTGACGAAAATCAGCGGCACTACACGGAGCGAGCGTCAGCGATGCGCCGGTCTCGAAGTCGTTGTTACCGCGAATGGCGTCTCTAAGAAAGAGAGAGCGGGTAAAGGGGGGAAGAAAGAGGGTAGACGAAAGAGGAAACCGGGAGAAAGCAGAGCAGGCAAGGAAAGGAGAGGAGACGCACTGCGCATGATTGTGCGGACGCTGGCGATGAGGTGTATGatcttggccttgatgctggcgtcggcgccggagccAAAGGCCGGGTCgtacgaggcgggcgagaggTTGACTGCGGTTGTTTGTTGGGAGGCCAAAAGGGCCAGCGGCCCCGGGCAGCCCCCCATGGATGGTCAGCGCTGGGGGAGAAACACAGAAAGGAGGACAGACGGGggggcgcggaggaggaggaggaggaggaggaggagggcgtaCTGCGTGCGAGGAAGCGGTCTTCGCTGAGGATGGCGACCGAgttgatgaggaggacggcgatgTAGAGGAAGCTGCCGAAGAAGagcatcgtgggcggcgggttggggcgcgcgggcgcagcgCGCGGAGGGGGGCAGGAGAAGGAGCCGGTTGTTGTGTCGTTGCTTTAGCTCGCTTCGCTTCGTTTTCGTTGTTGTTGAACTTGGGCTGCCCTGTTATCGAGAGGatgaggggggagggaagaggaAGCGCGCAGggcgtgagtgagtgggcggGTTGCGTCTTGGATGTCGATGGTGCGTTGGAGTGGcggtcgctcgctcgccggccCGGCGCTCTCCCCTGCCTAGGTTATTAGGTGGGTTGGTTGATGTGGTGGCCGTTTAGGTGGTGAGCTGCTTGCTTAGATACGTAGCGTCGTCCTCAGGCGTGCGCGGCTGTTCCTGGGCGGGAGGAAAGAAGGGACGAGGACAAGTCGCAGGCGGGGATTGGTTGCGCCGATCCGATGGGTGGGCAGTGTGGGTGTGTGGCAGACAAGACCAGGACGCGAGGCTGAGCCTGCTAACGACCTacggagctgctgcccctAGGTAGCTTTGATAACTGATAGCTTCGCTGCCAACGACGTCACTCACCCCTAGtacgccgcagcagcagcttgatTCTTTGTGCCCCGTGTTTCTTCTCCCTTTTGTCTACGCCGCGGTGCTGGACCACCACCCCTCGACGCGACGTCCGAtccggcggccgccgctcacgATACCTACCTGCAATTGCTTCGAACATGCTTTGGGGCAATCGATGTCCTCCatcgaccgacgacgacgacgacgccattACCCTCTCGCTGTGTCGCAAGGTGCAACGGAAGGCGCTCGTGATTTGAGGGGCAGATGATCTGAGAGACTGGGAGATAGTGACGcgatagagagagagagaaagagagagagccgcgaaaccaccaccaccaccaccgcatcGATCGCACTCTCAACAGTCAAcaccatggcgtcgtcgtcgtcgtcgtcgtctctcgCAGACAccctcctcgaggcgctcctcttcctcgtccccctcgcgcacctcgccgccgccccccacACAAAGGTCGAGGAGTCGTTCAACATGCAGGCCGCCCACGACATTCTCGTCTACGGCATCCCCTGGaccggccccgcgccgcgcgcccgcctcgccgccgtctacGACCACGCCTCCttccccggcgccgtcccgCGCACctttgtcggcgccgtcgtcctcgccggcctcgcccagcccctcgtcgccctcgccggcttcgcccgcgcccagctgctcgtccgcgccctcctcgccgccttcaacgccgccgccctcgtcgccttcgcccgcgccctgcgccgcgcccacggcgtccgcgtcgcccgctggTGGTcagccctgctgctcgcccagTTCCACCTGCCCTTTTACGCCTCCCGCGCCCTGCCCAACATGTTCGCCTTTGGcctcgtcaccctcgccatggccttcCTCCTGCCCGGCAGggccccgcgcgccgccctcgtccgccgccgccaggccgtcgccctgctcgtcgttgctgctgccgtcttccgcgccgagctcgccatCCTGCTCGCTGCtgtcctcgcccagctcctctACTCGGGCCAGATGacgccccgccgcctcgtacccgtcttcgccgtcgccttcgtcgccgccctcgccgtctccatcCCCATCGACTCCTTCTTTTGGCAGCGCCCGCTCTGGCCCGAGCTCTGGGGCTTCTACTAcaacgccgtcctcggcagcTCGTCCAACTGGGGCACCTCCCCCTGGCACTACTACTTCACCTCGGCCCTGCCGCGCCTGCTCCTCAACCCGCTCGCCCTGcccctcatcgccctcgccctcttcctccccgcTACGGCTCCTtccacccgccgcctcgtcctgccgagcctcgccttcgtcgccgtctacTCCCTCCAGCCGCACAAGGAGGCCCGCTTCATCTTCTATGTCGTGCCCCCGCtcaccgcggccgccgccctcgccgccgactacatcgccatccgccgccgcaagtCGCCCCTctacgccgtcgccaccgccgctctcgtcctctccgtcctcgcctccctcgccgccaccgccggcatGTTactcctctcctccctcaactaccccggcggcgacgccctcgcccagctcTATGCCctcaccgccgacgccgccgcgaccatgctgtcgtcgccctccaCCTCAATCACCTCGCCCCCCGCCATCACCGTCCACGCCGATGTCCTCACCTGCATGACCGGCCTCACCCTCTTCGGCCAGAaccgcgccggcctgcccctcgccctcaccgGCCCTCACGCCccc belongs to Purpureocillium takamizusanense chromosome 1, complete sequence and includes:
- a CDS encoding uncharacterized protein (COG:S~SECRETED:SignalP(1-22~SECRETED:cutsite=ILS-ED~SECRETED:prob=0.3017)~EggNog:ENOG503P6U8~TransMembrane:2 (o6-22i62-81o)) is translated as MLFFGSFLYIAVLLINSVAILSEDRFLARINLSPASYDPAFGSGADASIKAKIIHLIASVRTIMRMPLIFVNLVIILYELVLG
- the ECM39 gene encoding Dolichyl-P-Man:Man(7)GlcNAc(2)-PP-dolichol alpha-1,6-mannosyltransferase (EggNog:ENOG503NYGI~CAZy:GT22~TransMembrane:9 (i79-98o104-122i134-152o158-176i188-215o227-247i286-306o333-354i361-386o)~SECRETED:SignalP(1-29~SECRETED:cutsite=LAA-AP~SECRETED:prob=0.3161)~COG:G), with translation MASSSSSSSLADTLLEALLFLVPLAHLAAAPHTKVEESFNMQAAHDILVYGIPWTGPAPRARLAAVYDHASFPGAVPRTFVGAVVLAGLAQPLVALAGFARAQLLVRALLAAFNAAALVAFARALRRAHGVRVARWWSALLLAQFHLPFYASRALPNMFAFGLVTLAMAFLLPGRAPRAALVRRRQAVALLVVAAAVFRAELAILLAAVLAQLLYSGQMTPRRLVPVFAVAFVAALAVSIPIDSFFWQRPLWPELWGFYYNAVLGSSSNWGTSPWHYYFTSALPRLLLNPLALPLIALALFLPATAPSTRRLVLPSLAFVAVYSLQPHKEARFIFYVVPPLTAAAALAADYIAIRRRKSPLYAVATAALVLSVLASLAATAGMLLLSSLNYPGGDALAQLYALTADAAATMLSSPSTSITSPPAITVHADVLTCMTGLTLFGQNRAGLPLALTGPHAPDDHDHQRDPIYLFDKTEDKPDLKWPSFWKRMDYALMEDPMLPLGNWKVLGVVQGYDGIELLKPGAKDPSDVEAAAPTPGPRQSHRVLGLGARVADVRRAVRKYTGGWWIGPRMSPRIHIMKRVKDGQYATS